Proteins encoded together in one Anaerococcus murdochii window:
- a CDS encoding IS3 family transposase has translation MLKYFNIAKSTYMYWQKRLNKPNKDIEIEKKILKIRKDNPNYGYRRITAMLKRTGLIINKKKVQRLVQKLKLQVKSYSRKSRKYSSYKGQVGKISDNKIKRNFKVEKPYTKITTDTTEFKYLEKDKTGTYQIKKLYLNPYLDMYNSEILSYEISKHPTIEPILKALDKAIKVTKKSKEERIFHSDQGWAYQTKKYTSRLETNGITQSMSRKGNCLDNSPMENFFGILKQEIYYGRKFYSYEHLKQTIEDFIEYYNEERIKEKLGYLSPIEYRKKNAA, from the coding sequence TTGTTAAAATACTTTAATATTGCCAAATCAACATACATGTATTGGCAAAAACGATTAAATAAACCAAATAAAGATATAGAAATAGAAAAGAAAATACTTAAGATAAGAAAAGACAATCCAAACTATGGCTACAGAAGAATAACAGCTATGTTAAAAAGAACAGGACTAATAATAAACAAAAAGAAAGTACAAAGATTAGTTCAAAAGTTAAAACTTCAAGTAAAAAGCTATTCACGAAAATCTAGAAAATACTCATCCTACAAAGGACAGGTAGGAAAAATATCAGACAACAAAATAAAAAGAAACTTCAAAGTAGAAAAACCATACACAAAAATAACAACAGACACAACAGAATTTAAGTATTTAGAAAAAGATAAAACAGGAACATACCAAATAAAGAAACTCTATCTAAACCCATACCTAGATATGTACAACAGTGAAATACTAAGCTATGAAATATCAAAACACCCAACAATAGAACCAATATTAAAAGCATTAGACAAAGCAATAAAGGTAACTAAAAAAAGTAAAGAAGAAAGAATATTCCACTCAGATCAAGGCTGGGCATATCAAACAAAGAAATATACATCAAGACTTGAAACAAACGGCATCACCCAATCTATGTCAAGAAAAGGCAACTGCTTAGACAACTCACCAATGGAAAACTTCTTTGGAATATTAAAACAAGAAATATATTACGGAAGAAAATTCTATTCATACGAACACTTAAAACAGACAATAGAAGATTTCATAGAATATTACAACGAAGAAAGAATAAAAGAAAAATTAGGATACTTATCACCAATAGAATATAGAAAGAAAAATGCAGCATAA
- a CDS encoding transposase, with the protein MAKYSTEFKMKVVKEYLESNISYRSLSEKYCIPDKSVIRRWVNAYKSQGYEGLKVKRENTQYTLEFKLNVVNLYLTGEMSYQSLANELKINNPSMMARWVIDFRQKGIEGLKSKKRGRPSKMSKTQKRSKDSKTESSAQLTNEEDNSLNEAQLKEKIKKLEEKNYWLQLENDAIKKR; encoded by the coding sequence ATGGCAAAATATAGCACAGAATTCAAAATGAAAGTAGTAAAAGAATATTTAGAATCCAATATCTCATATAGATCTTTATCAGAAAAATATTGTATACCGGATAAAAGTGTAATAAGAAGATGGGTAAATGCATACAAATCACAAGGCTATGAAGGACTAAAAGTAAAAAGAGAAAATACACAATATACTTTGGAATTTAAGTTAAATGTAGTAAACTTGTACTTAACAGGAGAAATGTCCTATCAAAGCCTAGCAAATGAATTAAAGATAAACAATCCATCAATGATGGCAAGATGGGTAATAGACTTTAGACAAAAAGGCATAGAAGGACTGAAATCTAAAAAGAGAGGAAGACCTTCAAAAATGTCAAAGACACAAAAGAGATCAAAAGACTCTAAAACAGAATCATCAGCACAATTAACCAACGAAGAAGATAATTCCTTAAATGAAGCACAACTAAAAGAAAAAATAAAGAAATTAGAAGAAAAAAACTATTGGCTCCAACTAGAAAATGATGCAATAAAAAAAAGATAG
- a CDS encoding Glu/Leu/Phe/Val family dehydrogenase, producing MTKAYDQFINLQKKLKEVSDLAGFSESFYNIIKEPERIIEANIPVKMDDGTTKTFRAFRSAHSSALGPSKGGVRFDESVTYEEVKVLSTLMSLKVALLGLPLGGGKGGIVVDPKKLSERELESLSRGFVRAINNYIGPRIDVPAPDVNTNAKIMGYFTDEYIALNGGRHDIGTFTGKSTDMGGSLGRTEATGFGVYLTIKKYYEKIGKSLKGATFAIQGFGNVGSFAAKFLAQDGAKLIALNSKDKSQKSGSSAIYNPNGLDIDKLEKARQETGSALNIDAKKISNEEFFALDCDILIPAAMENVIDETNAGEIKAKLVVEAANGPVTEAGEAILNEKNIPLIPDILANSGGVLVSHYEWIQNITGSYWDEEEVRNKQEKDMSKAIKEVFETADKYKVNYRKAAFILSLSRIEKALKLRGRI from the coding sequence ATGACAAAAGCTTACGATCAATTTATAAATCTACAAAAGAAATTAAAGGAAGTTTCAGACCTTGCAGGTTTTTCTGAATCTTTTTACAATATTATAAAAGAACCTGAAAGGATAATCGAGGCAAATATTCCAGTCAAAATGGATGATGGCACTACAAAGACCTTTAGGGCCTTCAGGTCTGCCCATTCATCAGCTCTTGGTCCATCAAAGGGCGGAGTGCGTTTTGATGAATCTGTGACCTATGAAGAAGTTAAAGTCCTTTCCACTTTGATGAGCCTAAAGGTAGCTCTACTTGGCCTTCCTCTTGGTGGTGGCAAGGGCGGAATCGTAGTTGACCCTAAAAAGCTTTCAGAAAGGGAACTTGAAAGTCTTTCTCGTGGCTTTGTCAGGGCAATCAACAACTACATTGGACCAAGAATTGACGTTCCAGCCCCAGATGTAAATACCAATGCCAAAATTATGGGATATTTCACTGACGAATACATTGCCCTAAATGGCGGCCGCCACGATATAGGAACCTTCACAGGCAAGTCCACCGACATGGGTGGATCCCTTGGAAGGACTGAAGCAACAGGTTTTGGAGTATACCTCACCATAAAAAAATACTACGAAAAAATCGGCAAGAGCTTAAAAGGAGCAACTTTTGCAATCCAAGGTTTTGGTAATGTTGGCTCTTTTGCAGCGAAATTTTTAGCCCAAGATGGGGCAAAGCTAATCGCTTTAAATTCTAAGGATAAGAGCCAAAAATCAGGTTCATCTGCCATTTACAATCCAAATGGCCTTGATATTGATAAGTTAGAAAAGGCAAGGCAAGAAACAGGGTCTGCCTTAAATATCGATGCAAAGAAAATTTCTAATGAAGAATTTTTTGCCCTAGATTGTGACATATTAATTCCAGCAGCTATGGAAAATGTAATAGATGAGACCAATGCAGGGGAAATTAAAGCTAAACTTGTTGTTGAAGCGGCAAATGGACCTGTGACTGAAGCAGGAGAGGCGATTTTAAATGAGAAAAATATCCCTCTAATTCCAGATATCCTCGCAAACTCTGGCGGAGTTTTAGTAAGTCATTATGAATGGATTCAAAATATAACAGGCTCTTATTGGGACGAAGAGGAAGTAAGAAATAAACAAGAGAAAGATATGTCAAAGGCAATCAAAGAAGTATTTGAAACTGCAGATAAGTATAAGGTAAATTACAGAAAAGCAGCCTTCATCCTAAGCCTTTCAAGAATAGAAAAAGCCCTTAAATTAAGGGGCAGGATATAA
- a CDS encoding 2-hydroxyacyl-CoA dehydratase: MDLHMGLDVGSTTVKLVVTDDSFNTIYSVYTRHKSDVRETVKKVLADARDKFKDDRLTVAVTGSGGMFLADLIETDFVQEVIAETRAIKEFIPETDVLIELGGEDSKITYLSGSVEQRMNSICAGGTGAFIDQMASLLDTDALGLNDLAKSYQKIYPIASRCGVFAKTDIQALMNQGATREDIAISIFQSVVNQTISNLACGRPIRGNVTFLGGPLHFLPALRDRFIETLGQEFNKFYIPEDAEVYVAKGAAILSSEDGKFASITDLIEKLKTSEKVEIEATKRLEPLFESEEEYKEFKKRHKTSKIKYRDLATYEGPIYVGLDAGSTTSKMVWLSKDMEILLDDYRMNLGNPLEVCIDMLKDAYQKKNPKAHIASSGICGYGEDFIKNALHVDNGEVETIAHYRAARFFNPNVDFILDIGGQDMKAMHIRDGVIDSIQLNEACSSGCGSFLSTFAASVSMDVKEFQEEAIKSKKPADLGSRCTVFMNSKVKQAQKEGAEVADIAAGLCYSVIKNAIQKVIKIRDPKTLGKNIVVQGGTFYGDAILRAFEKLSERDVTRPEISGLMGAMGMALIAKDRSTGTSKLAGLADLEDFSYEQKSARCGRCTNNCALIINIFSDGRKYITGNRCERGAGVKLDKSKDDLNMYKFKYDLLFNRDTLGSKARFGRVGIPRVLNIYEDYPFWHKFFTSLGFDIVLSDKSSREIYEKGLGSISSETACYPAKLVHGHMENLISKNPDLIFYPAVFYEYKQYDKAKNHMNCPVVSGYPDVIENNVDGLKDIKYLFPYISFESEEIIKKRMVEVFDGYDFEGNILSKNHIENAVEKAWQAQQAYHDAIRLKGKEIIDLVNKKGLNAIVLAGRPYHIDPEINHGIGDLIESMDIPVLSEDAVAYNLDDLNEKLRVLDQWSYHARLYRASDYVAKNKNLQLIQLNSFGCGLDAVTTDQVEDILKSAGKIYTLLKIDEISNLGAVKIRVRSLLEALNQKKLEGIDFEVQSLDKAYDFKPFTKEMRQDGYTILAPQMAREHFRIMEGAFKDSPYKIEFLNKIDKDVINEGLKYVNNDSCYPSITVVGQMLEAVNSGRYDTDKIALLMTQTGGACRASNYVGYIRKGLKDAGYPNIPVIALSAQGIEKSPGFDLLSFKNIPLMKKMLSAILLGDLLNRVANATRPYEIEKDATNRLKEAWIQRLTEEIRTMDRPKYRKAIKDIVKDFDEIPVCHKEIPKAGIVGEILVKFLPEANNHLQDVLEAEGAEVIVPDLTDFFLYCFKNAELKRDFYGKSPVNATLARMGIVLIENFRKPIRKALKESIHFDEPKYIDGISDLASEVTSLGNQAGEGWLLAGEMVELIESGAPNIVCIQPFGCLPNHITGKGVMKKIREIYPEANIVAIDYDPGASEVNQVNRVKLMMAAARDKIKEN, from the coding sequence ATGGACTTACATATGGGTTTAGACGTTGGTTCTACAACAGTTAAGCTGGTAGTGACTGACGACTCATTTAATACAATATATTCTGTATATACTCGTCACAAGTCGGATGTGAGGGAGACTGTAAAAAAGGTTCTGGCTGATGCTAGAGACAAATTCAAGGACGACAGACTGACTGTGGCTGTGACAGGCTCTGGCGGTATGTTTCTTGCCGACCTAATTGAAACTGACTTTGTCCAAGAAGTTATAGCAGAAACCAGGGCAATCAAGGAATTTATCCCAGAAACTGACGTTTTAATTGAACTTGGGGGCGAGGATTCTAAAATTACATATCTTTCTGGTTCTGTAGAACAGAGGATGAATTCGATTTGCGCAGGTGGTACAGGCGCTTTTATAGACCAGATGGCATCCCTTCTTGATACTGACGCTTTGGGCCTAAATGACCTAGCAAAATCTTATCAAAAAATTTATCCAATCGCTTCAAGATGCGGGGTTTTTGCCAAAACCGATATCCAGGCTCTGATGAACCAGGGTGCTACAAGAGAAGATATTGCTATTTCAATCTTCCAATCAGTTGTCAACCAAACAATTTCAAATCTCGCTTGTGGTAGGCCAATTAGGGGTAATGTCACCTTTTTGGGTGGACCTTTGCACTTCCTTCCTGCCCTAAGAGACCGTTTTATAGAGACTCTTGGCCAAGAATTTAATAAGTTTTATATACCAGAAGACGCTGAAGTTTACGTTGCCAAGGGGGCTGCGATTTTATCAAGCGAAGATGGAAAATTTGCTTCGATTACAGACCTCATAGAAAAATTAAAGACTAGCGAAAAAGTTGAAATAGAAGCCACAAAAAGGCTTGAACCACTTTTTGAATCGGAAGAAGAATACAAAGAATTCAAAAAAAGACATAAGACTTCTAAAATTAAATACAGGGATCTTGCGACCTATGAAGGACCAATCTATGTTGGACTTGACGCAGGATCTACAACTTCAAAGATGGTTTGGCTCTCAAAAGACATGGAAATTCTCCTTGATGATTATAGGATGAATCTAGGTAATCCTCTTGAAGTCTGCATTGACATGCTAAAAGACGCCTACCAGAAGAAAAATCCCAAGGCCCACATCGCTTCATCTGGGATTTGTGGATACGGGGAAGATTTTATAAAAAATGCCCTCCACGTTGATAATGGAGAGGTTGAAACAATTGCCCACTACAGGGCGGCGAGATTTTTTAATCCCAACGTCGACTTCATCCTAGATATTGGTGGCCAGGATATGAAGGCCATGCACATCAGGGACGGGGTTATTGACTCTATCCAGCTAAATGAGGCTTGCTCTTCTGGTTGTGGGTCATTTTTATCAACCTTTGCTGCATCAGTTTCTATGGATGTAAAAGAATTTCAAGAAGAAGCTATCAAATCAAAGAAGCCCGCAGACCTTGGTTCTCGTTGCACAGTTTTTATGAATTCCAAGGTCAAACAAGCCCAAAAAGAAGGCGCAGAAGTGGCAGATATAGCCGCCGGCCTTTGCTATTCAGTAATTAAAAACGCCATCCAAAAGGTAATTAAAATCAGAGATCCAAAGACCCTTGGCAAAAATATAGTAGTCCAAGGCGGCACTTTTTATGGAGATGCCATCCTTAGGGCCTTTGAAAAATTATCAGAAAGAGATGTCACCAGGCCTGAAATTTCAGGGCTTATGGGGGCTATGGGTATGGCTCTTATTGCCAAGGATAGGTCTACAGGCACATCTAAGCTTGCAGGTCTAGCTGACCTTGAAGATTTTTCCTACGAACAAAAATCAGCTAGGTGTGGCCGTTGTACCAATAACTGTGCCCTAATAATTAATATTTTCTCAGACGGTAGGAAATACATAACCGGAAACAGGTGCGAAAGAGGTGCTGGGGTCAAGCTTGATAAGTCCAAAGACGACCTTAATATGTACAAATTTAAGTACGACCTCCTCTTTAATAGGGATACTCTTGGATCTAAGGCCAGGTTTGGAAGAGTTGGTATTCCAAGGGTTTTAAACATCTACGAAGACTATCCATTTTGGCATAAATTTTTTACTTCCTTAGGCTTTGATATAGTCTTATCCGACAAGTCATCTAGGGAAATTTATGAAAAGGGTCTAGGTTCGATTTCATCAGAAACTGCCTGCTATCCAGCAAAACTCGTTCATGGCCACATGGAAAACCTAATTTCAAAAAATCCAGATTTGATTTTTTATCCAGCAGTTTTTTACGAATACAAACAGTATGACAAGGCCAAAAACCATATGAATTGCCCAGTTGTGTCTGGTTATCCAGATGTTATTGAAAATAATGTTGATGGCCTAAAGGATATTAAATATCTTTTTCCTTATATTTCTTTTGAGAGCGAAGAGATTATCAAAAAGAGAATGGTAGAAGTTTTTGATGGTTATGATTTTGAGGGTAATATTTTATCAAAAAATCATATCGAAAACGCAGTAGAAAAAGCTTGGCAGGCCCAGCAAGCCTACCATGATGCAATAAGGCTAAAGGGCAAGGAAATAATAGATTTGGTCAATAAAAAGGGCCTAAATGCCATAGTTCTAGCCGGTAGACCTTACCATATAGATCCAGAAATCAACCACGGCATAGGAGATTTAATCGAGTCCATGGATATACCAGTTCTTTCCGAAGATGCGGTCGCCTATAATCTTGATGATTTAAACGAAAAACTCAGGGTCCTTGACCAGTGGTCCTACCACGCAAGGCTTTATAGGGCAAGCGACTATGTGGCAAAAAATAAAAATCTCCAACTAATTCAGCTAAATTCCTTTGGTTGTGGACTTGATGCGGTGACAACCGACCAAGTTGAAGATATTCTAAAATCAGCTGGGAAAATTTATACACTTTTAAAAATTGACGAAATTTCAAATCTTGGAGCAGTTAAAATCAGGGTAAGATCCCTACTTGAGGCCCTAAACCAGAAAAAACTCGAAGGCATAGACTTTGAAGTCCAATCCCTAGATAAGGCCTATGATTTCAAGCCTTTCACCAAAGAAATGCGTCAAGATGGCTATACAATTCTTGCCCCACAAATGGCAAGAGAACACTTTAGGATTATGGAAGGGGCCTTCAAAGATTCTCCTTATAAGATTGAGTTTTTGAACAAAATCGACAAGGACGTTATAAATGAAGGCCTCAAATACGTAAACAACGACTCTTGCTATCCGTCAATTACAGTCGTAGGCCAGATGCTAGAGGCAGTTAATTCCGGCCGTTACGATACAGATAAGATTGCCCTTTTGATGACCCAGACAGGAGGCGCTTGTAGGGCATCAAATTATGTTGGCTACATCAGAAAGGGACTAAAGGATGCAGGCTATCCAAATATCCCAGTAATAGCCCTATCTGCCCAGGGAATTGAGAAGAGTCCAGGTTTTGACCTATTAAGCTTCAAAAATATTCCTTTGATGAAAAAAATGCTAAGTGCGATTTTATTAGGAGACCTTTTAAATAGGGTGGCCAACGCAACCAGGCCTTATGAAATCGAAAAAGATGCCACAAATAGGCTCAAAGAAGCATGGATACAAAGACTTACCGAAGAGATAAGGACTATGGATAGGCCAAAATACAGAAAGGCCATCAAGGATATCGTAAAAGATTTTGATGAAATTCCTGTTTGCCACAAGGAAATTCCAAAGGCAGGTATAGTTGGGGAAATTTTGGTGAAATTCCTCCCAGAAGCCAACAACCACCTCCAAGACGTCCTTGAAGCGGAGGGGGCTGAGGTGATTGTTCCCGACCTTACAGACTTTTTCCTCTATTGCTTTAAAAATGCAGAATTAAAGAGAGATTTTTACGGCAAAAGCCCTGTAAATGCGACTCTTGCCCGAATGGGAATTGTCCTTATAGAAAATTTCAGAAAGCCAATCAGAAAGGCCCTCAAGGAAAGTATCCACTTTGACGAGCCAAAATACATTGATGGAATATCAGATCTCGCAAGCGAAGTCACAAGTCTCGGCAACCAAGCCGGTGAGGGTTGGCTTTTAGCTGGAGAAATGGTTGAGCTAATCGAATCTGGTGCACCAAATATTGTCTGCATCCAGCCATTTGGATGTCTTCCAAACCATATTACCGGTAAGGGTGTCATGAAAAAAATTAGAGAAATCTATCCAGAAGCAAACATAGTAGCAATCGACTACGACCCAGGTGCCAGTGAGGTAAACCAGGTAAATAGGGTCAAACTCATGATGGCAGCAGCCAGGGATAAGATAAAAGAAAATTAA
- a CDS encoding gamma-glutamyl-gamma-aminobutyrate hydrolase family protein (Members of this family of hydrolases with an active site Cys residue belong to MEROPS family C26.) translates to MRKFLRFIRNLILLGALIVGIFIFIKSNKKKVLVIGTSQTIGATYYEIANSYNYEIHILTGVQTNKDASRDIIKSVDGVIFAGGDDFDPALYGSDAYDLVETYSTDQDRSDLELLGLAIEEGKPILGICRGMQLINIYYGGSLYEDLPSQFGTSISHRDGSDGFTYHMVNFNGSSRIYEKLGGQKSRDVNSMHHEGIRDMAKGLFATATSDDGLVEAIENPYYDSYMMGVQWHPEYSRGKFDELTKIIFDDFSKAL, encoded by the coding sequence ATGAGGAAATTTTTACGATTTATTAGAAATCTTATCTTGCTTGGGGCTCTAATTGTTGGTATTTTTATTTTTATAAAATCAAATAAGAAAAAAGTGTTGGTAATTGGCACTAGCCAGACAATTGGGGCTACTTACTATGAAATTGCAAATTCTTATAATTATGAAATCCATATATTAACCGGGGTCCAGACAAATAAAGACGCTTCTAGGGATATCATTAAAAGTGTGGACGGGGTAATATTTGCAGGTGGTGACGACTTTGATCCTGCCCTTTACGGATCGGATGCCTATGACCTTGTAGAAACCTATTCGACAGACCAGGACAGGTCTGACCTTGAGCTTTTAGGCCTAGCTATTGAAGAAGGAAAGCCTATTTTAGGTATTTGTAGGGGTATGCAACTTATAAATATCTACTACGGGGGCAGTCTCTACGAGGACTTACCAAGCCAATTTGGGACAAGTATTTCTCACAGGGATGGTTCAGATGGTTTTACCTATCATATGGTAAACTTTAATGGGTCTTCGAGGATATATGAAAAATTGGGCGGACAAAAGTCTAGGGACGTCAATTCCATGCATCACGAGGGCATAAGGGATATGGCAAAGGGTTTATTTGCCACAGCAACAAGTGATGATGGCCTAGTCGAAGCCATAGAAAATCCCTACTACGATTCCTATATGATGGGCGTCCAGTGGCATCCGGAATACAGCCGGGGAAAATTTGATGAATTAACGAAAATAATTTTTGATGATTTTAGTAAGGCCTTATAA
- a CDS encoding ribonuclease H1 domain-containing protein produces MKKYYAVRKGRNPGIYTSWDSCLKEVKGFSGAIYKSFKTKDEAIAFIEGAEKKIEVDADTIVAYVDGSFNLPEKTYGAGVVLIKDGEEEYFKKAYTDSYYTHRNVAGEVKASELAIDLAIEKAYKKIIIHHDYQGIQAWAEGDWKANNDLTQSYKAFINDRKKYIQIAFVKVKGHSNDKYNDLADRLAKDACGIK; encoded by the coding sequence ATGAAGAAATATTACGCAGTAAGAAAAGGTAGAAATCCTGGGATATACACATCCTGGGATTCTTGTCTTAAGGAAGTAAAGGGATTTTCAGGCGCCATTTACAAGTCCTTTAAAACTAAGGACGAGGCTATCGCTTTTATAGAAGGGGCTGAAAAGAAAATTGAAGTTGACGCAGACACCATTGTCGCCTATGTCGATGGATCTTTTAACCTGCCAGAGAAAACCTACGGTGCAGGTGTAGTCCTAATCAAAGATGGCGAGGAGGAATATTTCAAAAAAGCCTACACCGACTCCTACTACACCCACAGGAATGTGGCAGGAGAAGTAAAGGCGAGCGAGCTTGCCATTGACCTTGCCATAGAAAAAGCTTATAAAAAAATAATCATCCACCACGACTACCAAGGCATCCAAGCCTGGGCCGAAGGCGATTGGAAGGCCAACAACGACCTCACCCAATCCTACAAGGCCTTTATTAATGACAGAAAAAAATATATCCAAATCGCCTTTGTAAAAGTCAAAGGCCACTCAAATGACAAATACAACGACCTAGCCGACAGGCTTGCCAAGGATGCTTGTGGGATAAAATAG
- a CDS encoding alpha-amylase — MANEIMMQSFEWDTDGSGDFYKKLSRDAKDLKKAGIDALWLPPACKGGGDNDVGYGIYDLWDLGEFDQKGTIRTKYGTKDELIKAIADLHEAGIKSYADIVLNHKGNADFKESFKAVMVDQNNREEDVSGELEIEGWTGFDFKGRKGKYSDMTWHYYHFTGIDYDAKSETSAIYRILGDGKYWDEDVSNEKGNFDYLMNCDIDHNHPEVREEIFKWVDWFIKETKVDGFRYDALKHISGDFIYELSKHIYDNMGENKFYLFGEFWQYNTGAIENYLQNSDYKIDLFDVPLHFHMAEASKSMGGYDMRKIFDGTVVKEFPAQAVTFVDNHDSQPGQALDSWVEDWFKEIAYALILFRKDGYPCLFAGDYYGLIGPVKKDPLKDMLDKMMAVRKAYNYGEEDDYFDHPSVIGWVRRGDDDHKPLAVLISIQDMAEKQMFVGESEAGATYVDLSGKNEEITIDENGNGVFTVGPGQVTYWANKESLGQ, encoded by the coding sequence ATGGCCAATGAAATAATGATGCAATCTTTTGAATGGGACACAGACGGATCTGGAGATTTTTATAAAAAACTTTCAAGAGATGCCAAAGACTTAAAAAAAGCGGGTATTGACGCCCTTTGGCTTCCACCAGCCTGTAAGGGTGGTGGTGACAATGACGTTGGTTATGGAATCTACGACCTTTGGGACTTGGGAGAATTTGACCAAAAAGGCACAATTAGGACCAAGTACGGAACCAAGGATGAATTAATCAAGGCCATAGCCGACCTCCATGAAGCAGGGATAAAATCCTACGCAGACATAGTCCTAAACCACAAGGGTAATGCTGATTTTAAGGAAAGTTTTAAGGCCGTTATGGTCGACCAAAACAATAGGGAAGAAGACGTATCTGGCGAGCTTGAAATCGAAGGATGGACAGGTTTTGATTTTAAGGGCAGAAAGGGAAAATATTCCGACATGACCTGGCACTACTACCATTTCACAGGTATAGACTACGATGCTAAGAGCGAAACCTCTGCCATTTATAGGATTTTGGGGGATGGCAAGTATTGGGACGAGGACGTTTCCAATGAAAAGGGCAATTTTGATTATCTTATGAATTGCGACATCGACCACAACCACCCAGAAGTCCGTGAAGAGATTTTTAAATGGGTTGACTGGTTTATTAAGGAAACCAAGGTCGATGGCTTCAGATACGATGCCCTAAAGCACATTTCAGGTGACTTTATCTACGAACTTTCCAAACATATATACGACAATATGGGCGAAAACAAGTTTTACTTATTTGGAGAATTTTGGCAATATAACACAGGTGCCATCGAAAATTATCTCCAAAACTCAGACTACAAGATAGACCTTTTTGACGTTCCACTCCACTTCCACATGGCAGAGGCCAGCAAGTCTATGGGCGGCTATGACATGAGAAAAATCTTTGACGGCACAGTTGTCAAGGAATTTCCAGCCCAAGCAGTAACCTTTGTCGACAACCACGACTCCCAACCAGGCCAAGCACTTGATTCTTGGGTAGAAGACTGGTTTAAGGAAATAGCCTACGCCTTGATTTTATTTAGGAAGGACGGTTATCCATGCCTCTTTGCGGGCGATTATTACGGCCTTATTGGGCCTGTAAAAAAAGACCCACTCAAAGATATGCTTGATAAGATGATGGCCGTTAGAAAGGCATATAACTACGGAGAAGAGGATGATTACTTCGACCACCCATCTGTAATTGGTTGGGTAAGACGAGGCGATGATGACCACAAGCCACTAGCAGTTCTAATCTCCATTCAAGATATGGCGGAAAAACAAATGTTTGTTGGCGAATCTGAAGCTGGCGCCACCTATGTTGACCTTTCAGGCAAAAATGAAGAAATTACCATAGATGAAAATGGCAACGGCGTCTTTACAGTAGGACCTGGCCAGGTAACCTACTGGGCAAACAAGGAAAGCTTAGGCCAATGA
- the deoC gene encoding deoxyribose-phosphate aldolase, giving the protein MKLNQYIDHTNLKADASIKDIKNLVDEAVDHDFYSVCVNSANVKLIKDYNKDVRIAAVVGFPLGAMAKEAKVFEAKKAIEDGACEIDMVINVGRLKDGEYAYVEDEIREIKEAIGSNVLKVIIETCLLIDEEKIKACQLSVAAGADFVKTSTGFSTGGATVADVKLMAETVGNKAKVKASGGIHTREEALVMIEAGASRIGASKSIDICKE; this is encoded by the coding sequence ATGAAACTTAACCAATATATAGACCACACAAATTTAAAAGCTGATGCAAGTATAAAAGATATTAAAAACCTAGTTGATGAAGCGGTTGATCACGATTTTTATTCTGTTTGCGTAAATTCAGCCAATGTTAAACTTATAAAAGACTACAACAAGGACGTAAGGATAGCCGCTGTTGTTGGTTTTCCTCTAGGAGCTATGGCCAAGGAAGCCAAGGTTTTTGAGGCAAAAAAAGCCATAGAAGACGGAGCTTGTGAAATTGATATGGTAATCAATGTTGGCAGGCTTAAAGACGGTGAATATGCATATGTAGAAGACGAAATTAGAGAGATTAAAGAAGCTATAGGTTCAAATGTCCTAAAGGTAATTATAGAAACTTGTCTTTTGATAGATGAGGAAAAAATCAAGGCTTGCCAATTATCTGTAGCCGCAGGAGCTGATTTTGTAAAGACTTCTACAGGTTTTTCTACAGGTGGAGCGACAGTAGCAGATGTGAAATTAATGGCAGAAACTGTTGGTAATAAGGCAAAAGTCAAGGCTAGCGGTGGCATCCACACCAGAGAAGAGGCTCTAGTAATGATAGAAGCAGGTGCATCAAGGATTGGTGCATCAAAGTCAATTGATATTTGTAAGGAGTAA